CCGATCACGTCGTCGTAGTCGACGTCGGGATCGGGACGGTGGTGCTGCCACAGCGCGATCTGCTCCACCCCGAGTCGCCGCAGGCTGGCGTCCACGGCGGCGTGCAGGTGTGCCGGGGAGCTGTCGGTGTCCCAGCCGCCGCCCTCGGTCCGGACGTGGCCGCCCTTGGTGGCGAGCACCACGCGGTCGCGGACGCCGAGCTCGTCGAGGATGCCGGCCACCAGGAGCTCGTTGGCGCCCTGGGCGTCGGCGCCCTTCTCCTCGCCGGGGCCGTAGGCGTCGGCGGTGTCGAAGAGGGTGACGCCGGCATCCAGCGCGGCGCGGACGGTGTCGAGCAGCTGCTCGCGTGGCTGGGTGCCGGTCTGGTCGAAGGTCATCAGCCCCATGCCGATCGCCCCCACCTCGATGCGGCCGACGGTCTCGTTCCCGAGGTTGCGTGTGTGCATGGCCCGACCCTACGAGCCCGACCCTGAGGGGGGCACCACAGCGCCCCCGAGCCCGGCTGCTCCGGGATCGGGGGCGGCTGCGGTGGTGGTGCGGTGGGTCAGGCCTCGAGCGCGTGACCGATGGCGATCACCCCGTCGGGGTCGTAGGTGCGCACCGCGCGCCGCATCCGGGCGAGCGTCGGCTCGTCGTAGGCGTCGTGGTACTCGGCGGCCGTGAAGGTGAAGTTCGGCAGCCGGTGACCACCGGTCCAGGGCGCCATGACCTCCAGGACCCTGGCGGCGTGCTCCTCGATGCCGGGGACCTCGGTGATGCCGACGACCAGCAGGGAGTACGCCGCGTCACGGGAGCAGAACGCGCTCTCGTGCCGGCCCCGACGTGCCATCTCGCCGCCCATCTGCCGCACCTCGATGAGGATCTGTGGGGAGCCCGAATCGGCACCGGCGACGTCGAGCAGGGCCGCGGCAGCCTCGGCGGGGAAGTCGGACAGCACCGTCGCGGCCTCGAAGCACGGGACCGGGTCGAGCGGGTCGGTGTGGACCGAGTCGACCTCGGTGTAGGGCTTGTGGGCGACGTCGTCGAGGATCACCGGCGCGGCGTCCCGCATCGCGGCGAACCAGCGCTCGCCGTCCGTGGGGTCGCCGGTCCACAGGTAGCGGATCGAGAGCGACATGCGACCGGCGAGCATCGGCGGCACCTCGGGAACCTCCGGCAGCTGGAACAGGCCGAACGACGTCGTGCCGAGCTCCGGGAGCTCCGCCGACCACTCGCGCCAGCGCTTGATGACCCGCGCCGCGTCCTCACCCGCGAACCAGAGCGAGCCGCCGTAGAACGTGGGCTGGTGCACCAGGTCGAACTCGATGGCGGTGACGATGCCCAGCATCCCCTTGCCCCCGCGCAGGGCGAAGAAGAGCTCCGGGTGCTCGGTCGGGGTCACCCGGCGCAGGACCCCGTCGCCGGTGACGACCTCGATCGCACGCACCCGGTCGATGGCCATGCCGTAGGTGCGGGCCATCGGGCCCAGGCCGCCGCCGGTCGTGTAGCCGACGATGCCGACGTCGGTGATCGAGCCCGACAGCGGGGCCAGGCCGTACGGCGCCGCGGCCTCGACGACGCGCAACCACTTCACGCCGGCGCCCACGCGAGCCCAGCCTTCGGGGTGCACGACGCACTCGTCGAGCCCCTTGGTGGTGACCAGCAACGCGCCGATCAGGCTGGCGATCGGGCCGTGACCGGTGGCCTGCGGGGTGACGGTGATCCCGTGACGTGCGGCGAACCGGACCGCGGCCACGACGTCCTCCGCGGACTGGGCGGCCAGCACCGCGGCCGGCCGCACCGGGATCGCGAGGTTCCAGGGCGAGACGAGGGCGTCGTACTCCTCGCTTCCCGGGACGGCGAGGGTCCCGGTGGTCCGGGCGGCCAGCTCGGCGAACGGGACCTGGGTGCGGAGCGACTCCGCACGGGTTTCGACGACAGTCATGGTTTCCTCCGTGATTCGTGGTGTGTCGCGAGCACCACGATGGATTCACGTGCTTGAGGGAACCTTGACGACGACTTGAGCCGCTGGTCAGGTGCGGCCGCCGGGCGGCCGCGGGGGCACGAACAGACCCTCGGGGTCGGCCGCCCGCCGGACCTGCGCCAGTCGCCCGGCCGTCTCCGCCGACCAGGCGCGGCGCTCGTCCGCGCCCTCGGCCATGTTGAGGTAGCGGGCCCCGCTGTCCCACTCCCGCAGCGACCCCAGGGTGCGGCCCATCTGCTCCCGCACCGCGGTCCAGCCCGCTCCCTCGTCCAGCCCGACCCCCAGCACCAGGAAGGCGCCCGGCATCCGGTCGAGCACGCCCGCGCGCGCGGACGCCCGGCCGAGGGCACCGCCGAGCTGGCGCAGCTCCAGGAACAGCAGCCCGGTGCCGGGAGCGGGGCTGGTCGCCGCGAGCAGCCCGTCGATCGCACCGTCGGGCAGGTCGTCGAGCAGCAGGCTGTCGGCGTAGACGGCCGTCGGGTCCTCCGGGTCGAGGTGGAGGTCGGCCAGGGCACCCGTGGCCCGGGTCTCGAAGGTGTCGATCTCGGGGTGCATCGCCCGCAGCGGCGCCAGGATCGCCCGGGCCCGGTCGGCGTCACCCAGCACGGTGCCGTCGATCACGACCAGGCTCCGGCCCCGCACCTCGGCAGGCAGCCACGGCTCGTCAGGGGCGCGCAGCAGCCGGGCGATGGTCGTGACCTCCTCGGGCGCCTCGAGGGCCCAGCTGCGCCAGCCGCGCAGCACGCGGTCGGCGCTGCTCCAGTCCCAGGCCAGCATGCCGGCGTACGCCTCGCGCAGGGGCAGCAGGTCGAACTCGAGGGCCGTGACCACCCCGAAGCCGCCGCCACCACCCCGCGCCGCCCACAGCAGGTCGGCGTCGTGGTCGTCGGTGGCGCGCACGAAGGTCCCGTCCGCCGTCACCAGCTCGACGGCCGTCAGCGCGCTGCACTGCAGGCCGGCGTGCCGGGCGTACCAGCTCAGGCCGCCGCCGAGCGAGGAGCCCACCACGCCCACGCCGGGGCTGGTGGTGTGGAGGGCGGCGAGCCCGTGGCGACCCGCGGCCACCACGACGTCACCCCAGAGAACGCCGGCCCCGACCCGGGCCACCCGCCGCGCGGGGTCGACCCGCAGCTCGGTCATCGCCGAGGTCCGCAGCAGCACGGCGTCGCCGAGCTGACCGGACAGGGGTGGCGCGCCGTGGCCGGTGCCCTGCGGCGCCACGGCGAGGCCGGCCTCCCCCGCGGCCCGCAGCACCTCCGCGACCTCTGCGGGGAGCGCGGGATAGGCCACCGCCGCGGGCCGGTCGTCGACCGAGAGGTTCCAGGGCAGCCGCGCCTCGTCGTAGGCCGGGTCACCGGGCAGGTGGACGGCACCGCCGCACAGGCCACGGAGCGTGGCAGCACGCGCGACGGCGTCGAACGGTTCGGTGACCACGCGGCCTCCTCATTCTCGGCGGGTGCCAGCGTGGCACCCGCGACTTGTGGACGACTTGAGCCGGTCCGCCGTACGCCGACTCACGGCGCGGTCCCCGGTCGGTGCTCGAGCACGGCGCGCACCGTGCCGGGCGTCAGGAACAGGCGTTGGGCGACCTCGTCGGCGTCGAGGCCCTCGTGAACCAGCTCCAGGATCCGCTGCTCCCGGTCGGTCGGCTCCACGGGACGGTCGGCACCGCCGTCGACCGGCGCTCCCCGACGCTCCAGCTCGGCAGCAGCGTCGCGCGCGACGATCCGGGCACCGCACGTCCGGGCGACCACGAGCGCCGAGCGGAGCAGGTCGACCGCCTCCCCGGCCGGGACGCCGCGGCACTGCCCCAGCGCCAATCGGGCCCGGGCGGTCTCCACGGCCGCGTCGGTGCCGGAGAGCAGGGACGTCGCCTCCCTCAGGGCAACCTCTCTCGGGGCAGCCTCTCTCGGGGCAGCCTCTCCCTCGGTGCCCCGGACCTCCCCCAGGACGCGCAGCCCCGACCCCAGCGCCGAGGCCGCGCCCCACTGACGCAGCAGCGCGACCTGCTCCTCCGCGAGCTCGACCGCCTCCGAGGTGCGGCCCAGCCCGGCCAGTGCCTGCGCCTTGAGGCCGCGCCAGGGAGCCCAGGCCGGGTTGGCGATCCCGCAGTGCTCGACGAGGTCGGTGATCTCGGCGAGGGCCTCGCCGGGTCGACCCTGCTCGAGCCGGAGCCGGGCGGCGGCCTCGTGCAGCAGCCTGCCGCCCTCCCCCAGCCAGGGCAGCGCCCGGGCCTCGGTCAGTGCGGCCTCGGCGGCGGCCAGGTCGCCCCGGTCCACCTGCACCCCGATGGTGAACGCAGCACCGTAGGTGGCCGTCACCCCGGAGACCCCCCACACCCGTTGCTGCTCGGTGCCGTCGGCCAGGGAGTGCAGCGCGTCGTCGAGGTGGCCGCGGCGGCCCTGGGTGAAGCCCCGCCACAGGTTGGCCGACAGCGCGGCGAAGAGCCCGCCGGTCGCGTGGGCCCGGGCGAGGGCGCGGTCCCAGAAGTCGCCGATGTCGTCGTCGGCGAGCTGCAGCACGTTCGCGGCCACGATCCACAGCAGGCCGCTGTCGACCTCGAGCAGCCGGTCCTCGGCGAGCGCGAAGCGGCCGAGCTCGACAGCCCGCTCGCGGTGCTCACCTGCGAGCAGCAGCTCGTAGGAGAGCGTCGCCGCCAGCATCCGCGCCCCGTCGCCGGTGCCCGAGACCTCCGGGACCA
The genomic region above belongs to Nocardioides coralli and contains:
- a CDS encoding aldo/keto reductase, yielding MHTRNLGNETVGRIEVGAIGMGLMTFDQTGTQPREQLLDTVRAALDAGVTLFDTADAYGPGEEKGADAQGANELLVAGILDELGVRDRVVLATKGGHVRTEGGGWDTDSSPAHLHAAVDASLRRLGVEQIALWQHHRPDPDVDYDDVIGTLEEIAGTGKVRMIGLSNADPDQIRAAHKVLGDRLVSVQNEFSPRFRSSRPEIDVCEELGLAFLPWSPLGGLADAKELADHHPAFAEVAAARGVSAQQVALAWELAQSPVVIPIPGAKRPGSITDSAAAADLVLSEEELARLDRD
- a CDS encoding FAD-binding oxidoreductase; translated protein: MTVVETRAESLRTQVPFAELAARTTGTLAVPGSEEYDALVSPWNLAIPVRPAAVLAAQSAEDVVAAVRFAARHGITVTPQATGHGPIASLIGALLVTTKGLDECVVHPEGWARVGAGVKWLRVVEAAAPYGLAPLSGSITDVGIVGYTTGGGLGPMARTYGMAIDRVRAIEVVTGDGVLRRVTPTEHPELFFALRGGKGMLGIVTAIEFDLVHQPTFYGGSLWFAGEDAARVIKRWREWSAELPELGTTSFGLFQLPEVPEVPPMLAGRMSLSIRYLWTGDPTDGERWFAAMRDAAPVILDDVAHKPYTEVDSVHTDPLDPVPCFEAATVLSDFPAEAAAALLDVAGADSGSPQILIEVRQMGGEMARRGRHESAFCSRDAAYSLLVVGITEVPGIEEHAARVLEVMAPWTGGHRLPNFTFTAAEYHDAYDEPTLARMRRAVRTYDPDGVIAIGHALEA
- a CDS encoding FAD-binding oxidoreductase, with amino-acid sequence MVTEPFDAVARAATLRGLCGGAVHLPGDPAYDEARLPWNLSVDDRPAAVAYPALPAEVAEVLRAAGEAGLAVAPQGTGHGAPPLSGQLGDAVLLRTSAMTELRVDPARRVARVGAGVLWGDVVVAAGRHGLAALHTTSPGVGVVGSSLGGGLSWYARHAGLQCSALTAVELVTADGTFVRATDDHDADLLWAARGGGGGFGVVTALEFDLLPLREAYAGMLAWDWSSADRVLRGWRSWALEAPEEVTTIARLLRAPDEPWLPAEVRGRSLVVIDGTVLGDADRARAILAPLRAMHPEIDTFETRATGALADLHLDPEDPTAVYADSLLLDDLPDGAIDGLLAATSPAPGTGLLFLELRQLGGALGRASARAGVLDRMPGAFLVLGVGLDEGAGWTAVREQMGRTLGSLREWDSGARYLNMAEGADERRAWSAETAGRLAQVRRAADPEGLFVPPRPPGGRT